The following are from one region of the Harpia harpyja isolate bHarHar1 chromosome 4, bHarHar1 primary haplotype, whole genome shotgun sequence genome:
- the NDFIP2 gene encoding NEDD4 family-interacting protein 2 isoform X2, protein MDHHQPASRYRVLHNEDDPPESSGAEQPSTSTETTQTPQTAALPEADTSPPPYCSIAVEPAATSETHNEFYPVPPPYSVATSLPTYDEAEKAKAAAMAAAAAEVAQREEEYPPRDDFSDADQLRVGNDGIFMLAFFMAFIFNWIGFCLSFCITNTIAGRYGAICGFGLSLIKWILIVRFSDYFTGYFNGQYWLWWIFLVLGLLLFFRGFVNYLKVRNMSESMAAAHRTRFFFLY, encoded by the exons CTTCACAATGAGGATGACCCCCCAGAGTCTTCAGGAGCTGAGCAGCCTTCCACATCTACAGAGACTACGCAGACTCCCCAGACGGCAGCCTTACCTGAAGCAGATACTTCCCCTCCACCTTACTGTAGCATAGCTGTAGAACCAGCTGCGACCTCAG AAACACACAATGAATTTTATCCTGTACCACCTCCATACAGTGTAGCTACCTCTCTTCCTACTTACGATGAAGCAGAGAAGGCCAAAGCTGCAGCaatggcagctgctgcagcagaagttGCCCAACGA GAAGAAGAGTATCCACCACGGGATGATTTCAGTGATGCAGATCAGCTTAGAGTGGGCAATGATGGCATCTTCATGTTGGCATTTTTCA tGGCATTTATTTTCAACTGGATTGGATTTTGTTTATCCTTCTGTATAACAAATACTATAGCTGGAAGGTATGGTGCAATCTGTGGATTTGGTCTGTCCCTGATCAAGTGGATTCTCATTGTACGG ttttcagattattttactGGATATTTCAATGGACAGTACTGGCTTTGGTGGATATTTCTTGTACTTG GACTCCTCCTGTTCTTTCGAGGCTTTGTTAATTATCTTAAAGTCAGAAATATGTCTGAAAGCATGGCAGCTGCTCacagaacaagattttttttcttgtactga
- the NDFIP2 gene encoding NEDD4 family-interacting protein 2 isoform X1: MDHHQPASRYRVLHNEDDPPESSGAEQPSTSTETTQTPQTAALPEADTSPPPYCSIAVEPAATSETHNEFYPVPPPYSVATSLPTYDEAEKAKAAAMAAAAAEVAQRHVQFRESRSLFDEIFLSRPEEEEYPPRDDFSDADQLRVGNDGIFMLAFFMAFIFNWIGFCLSFCITNTIAGRYGAICGFGLSLIKWILIVRFSDYFTGYFNGQYWLWWIFLVLGLLLFFRGFVNYLKVRNMSESMAAAHRTRFFFLY, encoded by the exons CTTCACAATGAGGATGACCCCCCAGAGTCTTCAGGAGCTGAGCAGCCTTCCACATCTACAGAGACTACGCAGACTCCCCAGACGGCAGCCTTACCTGAAGCAGATACTTCCCCTCCACCTTACTGTAGCATAGCTGTAGAACCAGCTGCGACCTCAG AAACACACAATGAATTTTATCCTGTACCACCTCCATACAGTGTAGCTACCTCTCTTCCTACTTACGATGAAGCAGAGAAGGCCAAAGCTGCAGCaatggcagctgctgcagcagaagttGCCCAACGA CACGTCCAGTTTAGGGAGTCTAGGAGTCTGTTTGATGAAATATTCCTCAGTCGTCCAGAG GAAGAAGAGTATCCACCACGGGATGATTTCAGTGATGCAGATCAGCTTAGAGTGGGCAATGATGGCATCTTCATGTTGGCATTTTTCA tGGCATTTATTTTCAACTGGATTGGATTTTGTTTATCCTTCTGTATAACAAATACTATAGCTGGAAGGTATGGTGCAATCTGTGGATTTGGTCTGTCCCTGATCAAGTGGATTCTCATTGTACGG ttttcagattattttactGGATATTTCAATGGACAGTACTGGCTTTGGTGGATATTTCTTGTACTTG GACTCCTCCTGTTCTTTCGAGGCTTTGTTAATTATCTTAAAGTCAGAAATATGTCTGAAAGCATGGCAGCTGCTCacagaacaagattttttttcttgtactga